A region of Vigna radiata var. radiata cultivar VC1973A chromosome 10, Vradiata_ver6, whole genome shotgun sequence DNA encodes the following proteins:
- the LOC106775638 gene encoding P34 probable thiol protease, with protein MVYQLKTQLVFLFLLWGSWAFLCYGLPSEYSILAIDLDKFPSEEGVVELFQRWKEEHRKSYEHPEEAKLRLENFKRNLKYIVEKNAKRNYPYGHSLGLNRFADMSNEEFKHKFNSKVKKPLGKRHDLPNKDDSCEDAPYTLDWRKKGVVTGVKDQGHCGSCWAFSSTGAMEGINAIATGDLVSLSEQELVDCDSTNDGCYGGYMDYAFEWVMHNGGIDSETEYPYTGVEGRCNVTKEKTKVVSIDGYSDVGQSDNSLLCATVKQPISVAIDGSSWDFQLYTGGIYDGHCSSDPDDINHAVLIVGYGSEDDEDYWIVKNSWGTSWGMEGYIYIKRNTHLKYGVCAINYMASYPTKEPTAPSPSSPPSPTSPPPPQPLPPPPPPPPPPPPPPAPPIRCGDFSYCSAHETCCCLHRFYHFCLVYGCCEYENGVCCRGTEYCCPSDFPICVTEHRLCLKHHKDSIGVPAKKMKSGSHKLPWTKLEQTENTFQPLVMRNVFAAVL; from the exons ATGGTCTACCAACTGAAAACTcaactggtttttctcttccttctctggGGTTCATGGGCATTTCTGTGCTATGGTCTCCCAAGTGAGTACTCCATATTGGCCATCGACCTTGACAAGTTTCCTTCAGAGGAAGGGGTGGTGGAGCTGTTTCAACGATGGAAGGAGGAGCACCGAAAGTCTTACGAACACCCTGAAGAAGCAAAGTTAAGGTTGGAGAATTTCAAGAGGAACTTGAAATACATCGTAGAGAAGAACGCAAAGCGAAATTATCCTTACGGGCACAGTCTAGGATTGAACAGGTTTGCTGACATGAGCAATGAAGAGTTCAAGCATAAGTTTAATTCAAAGGTAAAGAAGCCATTAGGCAAAAGACACGACTTGCCTAATAAGGATGACTCATGCGAAGATGCACCTTACACTTTGGATTGGAGGAAGAAGGGTGTTGTGACTGGTGTCAAGGACCAAGGACACTGTG GTAGTTGTTGGGCATTCTCTTCTACTGGAGCCATGGAAGGAATAAATGCAATTGCGACAGGGGACCTTGTTAGCCTTTCAGAACAGGAACTTGTGGACTGTGATAGTACTAATGATGGATGTTATGGAGGCTACATGGACTATGCTTTTGAATGGGTCATGCACAATGGTGGAATCGACTCAGAAACTGAATATCCATACACTGGTGTAGAGGGTAGATGCAATGTCACCAAG GAGAAAACAAAGGTTGTTAGCATTGATGGCTACTCCGATGTGGGACAATCAGATAATTCCCTGTTGTGTGCTACAGTGAAGCAACCTATCAGTGTTGCTATAGATGGTTCTTCATGGGATTTTCAGCTATACACTGGC GGTATCTATGATGGACATTGCTCAAGTGATCCAGATGATATTAATCATGCAGTTCTAATTGTTGGTTATGGCTcagaggatgatgaagattaCTGGATTGTAAAGAATTCATGGGGAACCTCATGGGGAATGGAAGGgtacatttatattaaaaggaATACTCACTTAAAATACGGAGTGTGTGCAATCAATTACATGGCTTCTTACCCTACCAAAGAGCCTACTGCTCCATCCCCAAGTAGTCCTCCATCACCGACTTCACCACCGCCACCGCAACCACTACCACCTCCGCCgccacctccacctccaccaccaccaccaccagctCCACCGATTAGATGTGGAGATTTCTCATATTGTTCAGCTCATGAGACATGTTGTTGCCTTCATAGGTTTTATCATTTCTGCCTCGTTTATGGTTGCTGTGAATATGAGAATGGTGTGTGTTGCCGTGGAACCGAGTATTGCTGTCCTAGTGATTTCCCCATCTGTGTTACTGAACACAGACTCTGTCTTAAG CACCACAAAGATTCGATTGGAGTTCCTGCAAAGAAGA